Proteins encoded in a region of the Triticum dicoccoides isolate Atlit2015 ecotype Zavitan chromosome 3A, WEW_v2.0, whole genome shotgun sequence genome:
- the LOC119272747 gene encoding uncharacterized protein LOC119272747 codes for MVSWSDGSDNSEHTVEYVSSGSDDGRIKIPATTEDSDFEGPETELLVLCNEHGKAAERRVAFEGIHTGRRFLCCAEKEGRNCGLVEWIDPAWPNTLENALAKLWFMYEQSRRDRTEENLLHSFVVHDLTQEKKKPQESYEKLVEDVNGLLDAQERRAEVERKDLETNKLQEKYDMVKNLAAAQENVIRNMKLKLAEERKNLQNHIDELKKTLEESNVKLQGVKAIING; via the exons ATGGTGTCCTGGAGCGATGGGTCCGATAACAGCGAGCACACCGTGGAGTACGTCAGCTCTGGTTCTGACGATGGCAGAATTAAG ATCCCTGCTACCACTGAAGACTCCGATTTCGAGGGACCTGAAACGGAGTTGCTTGTTCTCTGCAATGAACATGGGAAGGCCGCAGAAAGGCGTGTTGCTTTCGAAGGAATCCACACTGGCAGGAGGTTTCTTTGTTGTGCTGAGAAG GAAGGTAGAAACTGTGGATTAGTTGAATGGATTGATCCAGCTTGGCCCAACACCCTTGAGAATGCATTAGCCAAGTTATGGTTTATGTATGAACAAAGTAGGAGAGATAGGACTGAGGAAAATCTTTTGCATTCATTTGTTGTTCATGACTTGACACAAGAGAAGAAGAAGCCGCAGGAGAGCTATGAGAAGTTGGTTGAAGATGTGAATGGACTTTTGGATGCTCAGGAAAGGAGGGCAGAGGTAGAAAGGAAAGATCTTGAAACCAACAAGCTTCAGGAGAAGTATGACATGGTTAAGAACCTAGCAGCTGCTCAAGAAAATGTCATTAGGAACATGAAGCTCAAGCTAGCTGAAGAGAGGAAGAACTTGCAGAACCACATTGATGAGTTGAAGAAGACACTTGAAGAGAGCAATGTGAAGCTGCAGGGAGTGAAGGCCATCATAAATGGATAA